Proteins from a single region of Streptomyces sp. TN58:
- a CDS encoding bifunctional riboflavin kinase/FAD synthetase has protein sequence MQRWRGLEDIPQDWGRSVVTIGSYDGVHRGHQLIIGRAVAKARELGVPSVVVTFDPHPSEVVRPGSHPPILAPYDRRAELMAGLGVDALLILPFTAEFSQLSPADFIVKVLVDKLHARAVIEGPNFRFGHRAAGDVDFLRELGSTYDYQVEVVDLVERGTAGGGVPFSSTLARRLVAEGDMEGAAEVLGRPHRVEGVVVRGAQRGRELGYPTANVETPPHTAIPADGVYAGWLTADGERMPAAISVGTNVQFDATERTVEAYAIDRVGLDLYGKHVAVDFLAYVRGMAKFDSLDGLLEAIADDVKRARVLTDTYDAKR, from the coding sequence GTGCAGCGCTGGCGTGGCTTGGAGGACATCCCCCAGGACTGGGGACGCAGCGTCGTCACCATCGGCTCCTACGACGGCGTGCACCGGGGACATCAGCTGATCATCGGGCGCGCCGTGGCCAAGGCCCGCGAGCTCGGCGTCCCCTCCGTCGTCGTCACCTTCGACCCGCACCCCAGCGAGGTCGTCCGCCCCGGCAGCCACCCGCCGATCCTGGCCCCGTACGACCGGCGGGCCGAGCTGATGGCCGGACTGGGCGTGGACGCGCTGCTGATCCTGCCCTTCACGGCCGAGTTCTCGCAGCTCTCGCCGGCCGACTTCATCGTGAAGGTGCTCGTCGACAAGCTGCACGCCCGGGCCGTCATCGAGGGCCCGAACTTCCGCTTCGGCCACCGGGCCGCGGGCGATGTCGACTTCCTGCGCGAGCTGGGTTCCACCTACGACTACCAGGTCGAGGTCGTGGACCTGGTGGAGCGCGGCACGGCGGGCGGCGGCGTGCCGTTCTCCTCCACGCTGGCGCGCCGGCTGGTCGCCGAGGGCGACATGGAGGGCGCCGCCGAGGTCCTCGGCCGCCCGCACCGGGTCGAGGGCGTGGTGGTGCGCGGAGCGCAGCGCGGGCGTGAGCTCGGCTACCCGACGGCGAACGTCGAGACGCCGCCGCACACGGCGATCCCGGCGGACGGGGTGTACGCGGGCTGGCTGACCGCGGACGGCGAGCGGATGCCCGCGGCGATCTCGGTGGGGACGAACGTGCAGTTCGACGCGACCGAGCGGACGGTCGAGGCGTACGCGATCGACCGGGTCGGGCTGGACCTGTACGGCAAGCACGTGGCCGTCGACTTCCTCGCGTACGTGCGCGGGATGGCGAAGTTCGACTCGCTGGACGGGCTGCTGGAGGCGATCGCGGACGACGTGAAGCGGGCGCGCGTGCTGACCGACACGTACGACGCGAAGCGCTGA